The following coding sequences are from one Oceanimonas doudoroffii window:
- a CDS encoding CoA-acylating methylmalonate-semialdehyde dehydrogenase yields MNQLGHHINGETVTGRGDRHSAVFNPATGLQTAQLTLATGAEVEDAIQAATRALPSWSATPAVRRARIMMKFLQLLNDNIDELALLISREHGKVLDDARGEVTRGIEVVEFACGIPHLLKGEYSENVGTRVDSWSVRQPVGVCAGISPFNFPVMVPLWMFPIAIACGNTFIMKPSEKDPTSTLRLAELFAEAGLPAGVFNVVNGDKEAVDTLLTHPGISAVSFVGSTPIARYVQRVGIEHGKRVQALGGAKNHAIIMPDADLDSTVNALMGAAYGSAGERCMAISVAVAVGDIADPLMAALKERLEELRVLPGTHPDAEMGPLVTREHLDTVLSFVDSGLKEGAKLVVDGRRTDHPDHGDGFFMGGCLFDHVTPDMRIYQQEIFGPVLSVVRVDDYEQALELINRHEYGNGTAIFTREGHAAREFAARVQAGMVGINVPIPVPMAFHSFGGWKGSLFGDHHMHGMEGVRFFTKLKTITSRWQENNTQSQFSMPTMK; encoded by the coding sequence ATGAACCAGTTAGGACACCATATTAATGGCGAAACCGTCACCGGTCGCGGTGACCGTCACAGCGCGGTATTCAACCCCGCCACCGGCCTGCAGACTGCCCAGCTGACCCTGGCCACGGGCGCGGAAGTGGAGGACGCCATTCAGGCCGCCACCCGGGCCCTACCTTCCTGGTCGGCCACCCCGGCGGTACGCCGGGCCCGTATCATGATGAAGTTTCTGCAACTGCTGAACGACAACATCGATGAACTGGCTTTGCTGATCTCCAGGGAACACGGCAAGGTGCTGGACGATGCCAGGGGGGAAGTTACCCGGGGCATTGAGGTGGTGGAATTCGCCTGCGGCATTCCACACCTGCTAAAAGGCGAATATAGCGAAAACGTGGGCACCCGGGTCGACAGCTGGTCCGTCCGCCAGCCGGTGGGCGTCTGTGCCGGCATTTCCCCGTTCAATTTTCCGGTCATGGTACCGCTGTGGATGTTCCCCATCGCCATCGCCTGCGGCAACACCTTCATCATGAAGCCGTCGGAAAAGGACCCCACCAGCACCCTCCGCCTGGCCGAGCTGTTTGCGGAAGCGGGGCTGCCCGCGGGCGTGTTCAACGTGGTCAACGGTGACAAAGAAGCGGTGGATACGCTACTGACCCATCCGGGGATCAGCGCGGTCAGCTTTGTGGGCTCCACCCCCATTGCCCGCTATGTACAAAGGGTCGGCATCGAACACGGCAAGCGGGTGCAGGCGCTGGGCGGAGCCAAAAACCACGCCATCATCATGCCGGATGCCGATCTGGACTCAACGGTCAATGCGCTGATGGGCGCGGCCTATGGCTCGGCCGGCGAGCGCTGCATGGCTATATCGGTGGCCGTGGCGGTCGGTGACATTGCCGACCCTCTGATGGCCGCCCTGAAGGAACGGTTGGAAGAGTTACGGGTGTTGCCCGGCACTCATCCCGACGCCGAGATGGGGCCACTAGTCACCCGGGAACATCTGGACACAGTGCTCAGCTTTGTGGACAGCGGCCTGAAAGAAGGCGCCAAGCTAGTCGTCGATGGTCGCCGGACCGATCATCCGGATCACGGAGACGGCTTTTTTATGGGCGGTTGCCTGTTTGACCATGTCACCCCCGACATGCGCATTTACCAGCAGGAGATCTTCGGGCCCGTGCTCTCCGTGGTGCGGGTGGATGATTATGAGCAGGCACTGGAGCTTATCAACCGCCATGAATACGGCAATGGCACCGCCATTTTTACCCGCGAAGGACATGCCGCCCGCGAGTTTGCCGCCCGCGTTCAGGCTGGCATGGTGGGCATTAACGTGCCCATCCCCGTGCCTATGGCCTTCCACAGCTTTGGCGGCTGGAAAGGCTCCCTTTTTGGCGACCATCATATGCACGGCATGGAAGGCGTGCGCTTCTTCACCAAGCTAAAGACCATTACTTCCCGCTGGCAGGAAAACAACACCCAGTCTCAGTTTTCCATGCCGACCATGAAGTAA
- a CDS encoding NIPSNAP family protein, with protein sequence MFIDERIYTLKNGKLGEFLKLYEELGKDVQVRILGNMIGYFHTDIGPLNQVVHMWGYESLDDRWQRRKELQASEEWLKYALQMRPLVQSIENKILIPEPWSPIGGNQN encoded by the coding sequence ATGTTTATCGATGAGCGTATTTATACCCTGAAAAACGGCAAACTGGGGGAGTTCCTCAAGCTGTATGAGGAGCTGGGAAAAGACGTTCAGGTCCGGATTCTTGGCAATATGATCGGCTATTTCCATACCGATATCGGCCCCCTGAATCAGGTTGTGCATATGTGGGGATATGAATCCCTGGATGACAGGTGGCAACGACGCAAGGAGCTACAGGCCAGTGAGGAGTGGCTGAAGTATGCCCTGCAGATGCGCCCGCTGGTGCAGAGCATTGAAAACAAGATACTGATCCCCGAGCCCTGGAGCCCCATCGGCGGTAACCAGAACTGA
- a CDS encoding TSUP family transporter yields MDYVLSSLGLAMNVSYLGYIALILFVALLLRAAIGFGDGLVAVPLLTLFIELREAVPLLIGLSTTISFMALWKDRHYLQAGSLKRTTIAALLGVPLGVLLLSLGNEQVVKGLLGILLISMACWKLLPNPGFQLKGDGWSYFFGGLAGMLGSAYALRGIVFTIYGGLRGWSQSQFKSTISGFYILSGVLIPVGYVSAGLITPRLVGFYLLFLPLAALATLVGNRLTGSMNAELFQKVIWLFLLFFGVVLAGRLLLAGF; encoded by the coding sequence ATGGACTATGTGCTTTCATCCCTAGGCCTTGCGATGAACGTGAGTTATCTGGGCTATATCGCTTTAATCCTGTTTGTGGCCCTGCTATTGCGGGCTGCCATCGGGTTTGGCGATGGTCTGGTGGCGGTGCCGCTGCTGACCCTGTTTATCGAGCTGCGGGAGGCAGTACCCCTGCTGATCGGTCTGTCCACCACCATTTCCTTTATGGCGCTGTGGAAAGACCGGCATTACCTGCAGGCCGGCTCCCTGAAGCGAACCACCATTGCGGCCCTGCTGGGAGTGCCCTTGGGTGTGTTGCTGCTGAGCCTGGGCAATGAGCAGGTGGTGAAGGGGTTGCTGGGCATACTGCTTATCTCCATGGCCTGCTGGAAGCTGTTGCCGAATCCCGGTTTCCAGCTGAAGGGAGATGGCTGGAGCTATTTCTTTGGCGGTCTGGCCGGTATGCTGGGCTCGGCCTATGCCCTGCGGGGCATCGTCTTTACCATTTACGGGGGTCTGCGTGGCTGGAGCCAGAGCCAGTTCAAAAGTACCATCAGCGGCTTTTATATTCTGAGTGGTGTGCTGATCCCGGTGGGGTACGTGTCTGCCGGCCTGATCACGCCCCGTCTTGTCGGATTTTACCTGCTGTTTTTGCCACTGGCCGCGCTGGCCACCCTGGTGGGCAATCGGTTAACCGGCAGCATGAATGCGGAGCTGTTTCAGAAGGTGATCTGGCTGTTTTTGCTGTTCTTTGGAGTAGTGCTGGCAGGGCGTTTGCTGCTGGCGGGGTTCTGA
- a CDS encoding tripartite tricarboxylate transporter permease codes for MSMLDTMLDAFSMVAQWSSILALAVGVAVGVICGAIPGMSATMAVALTLPFTFALEPVVGILLLLGVYKGGVFGGSIPAILIKTPGTPASSATILDGYPMADKGQAGKALGMALYASCTADIISNLSLIMFAGWLASFAMSFGPPEYFTLMVFSLMIIAGISGEHLMKGLFSAALGLLLATVGLDLVYGTDRFTMGSVDLMSGLNFIVVLIGLFALPEIIAFALNPSDDNGKVRQLGSNLVSLQEYKRCFRSICRGSFIGVVLGAIPGIGAAPAAFLSYSEAKRKSCNKQNFGKGEIEGVAAAEAGNNGVCGSTLIPLLALGIPGDVITAIIIGAFMIHGIQPGPMLFETNGSLVYALFMGLLLSSFFLFFIGGFSIRIFRFVADVPKSILMPAVLVLCVYGAYAVNNSMFDIVVMFVLGLLGYLFLRLDVPSAPFLIAFILSPLLEDNFRQSMLMSNGDFGILFRGVITWVFWSLTALTVFFLVKSHFCGKSKKKGGTTVASSLQ; via the coding sequence ATGAGTATGCTTGATACAATGCTTGATGCTTTTTCCATGGTTGCCCAGTGGAGCAGTATTCTGGCTCTGGCGGTGGGGGTGGCCGTGGGGGTTATCTGTGGGGCCATTCCCGGCATGTCCGCCACCATGGCGGTGGCGCTGACCCTGCCCTTTACCTTTGCCCTTGAGCCCGTGGTGGGCATCCTGCTGTTGCTGGGGGTTTACAAGGGAGGCGTCTTTGGAGGCTCCATACCGGCCATTCTGATCAAGACACCGGGTACGCCGGCGTCCAGTGCCACCATTCTGGACGGCTACCCCATGGCCGACAAGGGCCAGGCGGGCAAGGCGCTGGGCATGGCGCTGTATGCGTCCTGTACCGCCGACATCATTTCTAACCTGTCCCTGATTATGTTTGCCGGCTGGCTGGCGTCGTTCGCTATGAGCTTTGGCCCGCCTGAATATTTCACCCTGATGGTGTTCTCCCTAATGATCATTGCCGGTATTTCCGGTGAACACCTGATGAAGGGGCTGTTCTCTGCCGCGCTGGGGCTGCTGCTGGCCACCGTTGGCCTGGATCTGGTGTACGGCACTGATCGCTTCACCATGGGCAGTGTGGATCTGATGAGCGGGCTCAACTTTATTGTGGTGCTTATCGGCCTGTTTGCCCTGCCGGAGATTATTGCCTTTGCCCTGAACCCGTCCGATGACAACGGCAAGGTGCGCCAGCTGGGCAGCAACTTGGTGTCCCTGCAGGAATACAAGCGCTGTTTTCGCTCCATCTGCCGGGGCAGTTTTATCGGTGTGGTGCTCGGGGCCATTCCGGGTATCGGCGCCGCCCCTGCCGCCTTTCTGTCCTACAGTGAGGCCAAACGCAAGTCCTGCAACAAGCAGAACTTTGGCAAGGGGGAAATAGAAGGGGTAGCCGCGGCGGAAGCGGGCAATAACGGGGTGTGCGGCTCTACCCTTATTCCCTTGTTGGCGCTGGGCATTCCCGGTGATGTGATCACCGCTATTATTATCGGCGCCTTTATGATCCACGGCATTCAGCCCGGCCCCATGCTTTTTGAGACCAATGGCAGCTTGGTGTATGCCCTCTTTATGGGGCTGCTGTTAAGTTCTTTCTTCCTGTTTTTTATCGGCGGATTCTCCATTCGCATTTTCAGATTTGTGGCGGACGTACCTAAGTCCATACTTATGCCGGCGGTGCTGGTGCTCTGTGTTTATGGCGCCTATGCGGTGAACAACTCCATGTTTGATATTGTGGTGATGTTTGTTCTGGGCCTGCTGGGTTATCTCTTTCTGCGGCTGGATGTGCCCTCGGCGCCTTTTCTGATTGCCTTTATTCTCAGCCCGCTGCTTGAGGACAATTTCCGACAATCCATGCTGATGTCCAACGGTGACTTCGGTATTTTGTTCCGTGGAGTGATCACCTGGGTATTCTGGTCCCTGACCGCGCTGACCGTATTCTTTCTTGTCAAAAGCCACTTTTGTGGAAAGAGTAAGAAAAAAGGAGGAACGACCGTAGCCTCATCTCTTCAATAG
- a CDS encoding tripartite tricarboxylate transporter TctB family protein, translating to MVFKNRDFSIGAGVLLLSLMLIYYIVPASVVSPANVRLLVLDPAFWPNVISWMMLLIGLAMMASSLSKKQKAESSGNNGLLACKKEWYLLLLVLFFTGYYLLLPDLGMVWGSSIAYILLSVVICKTQYRISAVLVGILLPITLYAFFYHVAGISIPQSEMMRLP from the coding sequence ATGGTTTTTAAAAACAGAGACTTCTCCATCGGAGCTGGAGTATTACTCCTGTCCCTGATGCTGATTTATTATATTGTGCCGGCGTCGGTGGTGTCGCCGGCTAATGTCAGGTTGCTGGTGCTAGACCCTGCGTTCTGGCCCAATGTTATCTCATGGATGATGTTGCTGATTGGCCTTGCCATGATGGCCTCCTCACTGTCAAAAAAACAGAAGGCGGAATCATCCGGAAATAATGGCCTGCTGGCCTGTAAAAAGGAGTGGTATCTGCTGCTCCTTGTTTTGTTTTTTACCGGTTATTACCTTCTGCTCCCTGATCTGGGCATGGTATGGGGGTCCAGTATTGCCTATATTCTGCTTTCCGTCGTGATCTGCAAAACCCAGTATCGTATTTCCGCCGTGCTCGTCGGTATTCTCCTGCCCATTACTCTGTACGCATTCTTTTATCATGTGGCCGGTATCAGTATTCCCCAAAGTGAAATGATGAGGTTGCCATGA
- a CDS encoding Bug family tripartite tricarboxylate transporter substrate binding protein: MAISNLLKTSLLLGAGIALAGPAYAEYPSRPISLVIPYGTGGVTDISARALAQAMADEVSKPLVLVNRTGAGGAAGSAFVAHSRGDGYTMVAARVGSHTVNPAMKQTLPYQLDDFKMVGVYEINPVVCITSKESGIESIHQLVDKVHAEPGSVSYSSSGVGSLQHLAGAMVMNAFGVDKPLESTVHLPMRGGGEAATAVLNGTATFLCESSAAVAGFIRNGQVNPLLVTTKERLPGIDAPTAAELEHPELETLLGWTGIAGPKSLEPEVAAAWVKWMHTATHNPTFVESMEKLGSIVVNMGPEESETFINGQYLAFRELVVKLNMQIN; this comes from the coding sequence ATGGCTATAAGTAACCTGCTCAAAACCTCTCTGCTGTTAGGCGCCGGTATCGCTCTGGCTGGCCCTGCTTATGCAGAATACCCCAGTCGCCCCATTTCTCTGGTGATCCCCTATGGTACCGGTGGGGTCACGGACATTTCGGCACGTGCCCTAGCCCAGGCGATGGCGGATGAGGTGTCGAAACCCTTGGTGCTGGTAAACCGCACTGGGGCGGGGGGCGCCGCTGGCTCGGCCTTTGTCGCTCACAGCCGGGGGGACGGCTATACCATGGTGGCCGCCCGGGTGGGCTCCCACACGGTCAACCCCGCTATGAAGCAGACTTTGCCTTACCAGCTGGACGACTTCAAAATGGTGGGGGTTTACGAAATCAATCCGGTGGTGTGCATTACCAGCAAAGAGAGTGGTATAGAAAGCATTCACCAGCTGGTAGACAAGGTGCATGCCGAACCGGGTAGCGTCAGTTACAGCTCCTCGGGGGTTGGCTCGTTGCAGCATCTGGCCGGCGCCATGGTGATGAATGCCTTTGGGGTAGATAAGCCTCTAGAAAGCACGGTGCACCTGCCCATGAGGGGAGGCGGTGAAGCGGCGACGGCGGTATTGAACGGCACCGCCACCTTCTTGTGTGAAAGCTCGGCGGCGGTGGCCGGTTTTATCAGGAACGGCCAGGTTAATCCCCTGCTGGTCACCACCAAGGAAAGATTGCCGGGCATAGATGCCCCCACGGCGGCGGAGCTGGAGCACCCCGAACTGGAGACATTGCTTGGCTGGACTGGTATTGCCGGCCCCAAATCATTAGAACCCGAAGTGGCTGCAGCTTGGGTAAAGTGGATGCATACCGCCACGCATAATCCCACCTTTGTAGAAAGCATGGAAAAACTGGGCTCTATTGTGGTGAATATGGGGCCGGAGGAGTCGGAAACTTTTATTAACGGTCAGTATCTCGCCTTCAGGGAGCTGGTGGTCAAGCTAAATATGCAAATTAATTAA
- the xerC gene encoding tyrosine recombinase XerC: MATPEPALAGKVTDFLDYLRVERQLSPHTLDNYRRHLGAMSEQLTDLHLTDWQHLSVAHARGLATRMHKQGLSPRSIAARLSALRSFCDWLVLTGRLDANPAKGVSAPKQGRPLPKNLDVDELHQLMNLDESDPLAVRDRAIMELMYSSGLRLAELVALNLGDVQFAERQVRVTGKGNKERVLPVGRMALDWLQKWLSVRPELAGPDEPALFVSKQRRRITHRSVQLRLAKRGQQQALSSHVHPHKLRHSFATHMLESSGDLRAVQELLGHADLATTQIYTHLDFQHLANAYDQAHPRAKRKKGE; the protein is encoded by the coding sequence ATGGCCACGCCTGAACCGGCATTGGCCGGTAAGGTAACCGATTTTCTCGATTACCTGCGGGTGGAGCGCCAGCTCAGCCCGCATACCCTGGACAACTACCGCCGGCATCTGGGCGCCATGAGCGAACAGCTGACCGATCTTCACCTGACCGACTGGCAACATCTCTCGGTGGCCCATGCCCGGGGCCTGGCCACCCGCATGCACAAGCAGGGGCTGTCACCCCGTTCCATCGCCGCCCGGCTCAGCGCCCTGCGCAGCTTTTGCGACTGGCTGGTGCTCACTGGCCGGCTTGACGCCAATCCCGCCAAGGGGGTAAGCGCGCCCAAGCAGGGCCGGCCGTTGCCCAAAAACCTGGACGTGGACGAGCTGCATCAGCTGATGAATCTGGATGAATCCGACCCCCTGGCGGTACGGGACAGGGCCATCATGGAGCTGATGTATTCCTCCGGCCTGCGTCTGGCCGAACTGGTGGCGCTCAACCTGGGGGATGTGCAGTTTGCCGAGCGCCAGGTCAGGGTGACCGGCAAGGGCAACAAGGAGCGTGTGCTACCGGTGGGGCGCATGGCACTGGACTGGCTGCAAAAGTGGCTGAGCGTGCGCCCCGAGCTGGCCGGCCCCGACGAACCGGCATTGTTCGTCAGCAAGCAGCGCCGGCGCATTACCCACCGCAGCGTACAACTGCGCCTGGCCAAACGGGGCCAGCAGCAGGCGCTGTCCAGCCATGTGCACCCCCACAAGCTACGCCACTCTTTCGCCACCCATATGCTGGAGTCCAGCGGCGACCTGCGCGCGGTGCAGGAGCTGCTGGGCCACGCCGATCTGGCCACCACCCAAATCTACACCCACCTCGACTTTCAGCACCTGGCCAACGCCTACGATCAGGCTCACCCCAGGGCCAAACGTAAAAAGGGTGAATAA
- a CDS encoding DUF484 family protein: MTEKCALADAGLDESHVAEYLASQPDFFARHPGLLDNLRLPHEQRGSVSLVEARMERQRLRIHQLEEEITQLMTVAGENERIFRVYLDMYPRLFDCRTPAELEQRIAHALRERLRVTAVRLVPDARWCSLPQAQAGEQLEKLYRERMAGQDVYLGRLGREEKQRLFGDTLINSCALIRIGLQGEMGLLAFGSADSSHYRSGMDTLIIRQLAGFLALLLPRMVADGHA; this comes from the coding sequence ATGACCGAGAAATGCGCCCTGGCCGACGCCGGCCTGGATGAAAGCCACGTCGCCGAGTACCTGGCGTCCCAGCCGGACTTTTTTGCCCGTCATCCCGGGTTGCTCGATAACTTGCGTCTGCCCCACGAGCAGCGCGGCAGCGTGTCGCTGGTGGAAGCCCGCATGGAGCGTCAGCGGCTGCGCATTCATCAGCTGGAGGAAGAAATTACTCAGCTGATGACGGTGGCCGGCGAGAACGAGCGCATTTTTCGCGTCTACCTCGACATGTATCCCCGGCTGTTTGACTGCCGCACGCCGGCAGAGCTGGAGCAGCGCATTGCCCATGCCCTGCGGGAGCGGCTCAGAGTCACGGCGGTACGGCTGGTGCCGGACGCCCGTTGGTGCAGCCTGCCTCAGGCCCAGGCCGGCGAGCAGCTGGAAAAACTGTATCGGGAACGCATGGCGGGCCAGGATGTCTACCTGGGCCGGCTCGGTCGGGAAGAAAAGCAGCGGCTGTTTGGCGACACCCTGATCAATTCCTGCGCCCTGATCCGCATTGGCCTGCAGGGGGAAATGGGCCTGCTGGCCTTTGGCAGCGCCGACAGCAGCCATTATCGCTCGGGCATGGACACCCTGATCATTCGCCAGCTCGCCGGCTTTCTCGCCCTGCTGCTGCCGCGCATGGTGGCCGATGGCCACGCCTGA
- the dapF gene encoding diaminopimelate epimerase, with protein MSTLHFSKMQGLGNDFMVVDGVTQKVFFNPEVIRQLADRNFGVGFDQLLLVEPPYDPELDFHYRIFNADGSEVEQCGNGARCFARFVRLKGLTNKDRIAVSTQKGNIVLQLEKDNQVTVNMGVPEFEPANIPFKAQKAEKTYLVRAQDQTVLCGAVSMGNPHCVVEVDDINTPLVGTLGPELETHERFPARVNVGFMQIINAREIKLRVHERGAGETLACGTGACAAAVMGMSWGKLAERVRVQLPGGTLTIAWQGPGKPVFMTGPATHVFDGQINL; from the coding sequence ATGAGCACGCTTCATTTCTCCAAGATGCAGGGGCTGGGCAACGACTTTATGGTGGTGGACGGTGTCACCCAGAAGGTCTTTTTCAACCCCGAAGTGATTCGCCAGCTGGCGGATCGCAATTTTGGCGTGGGCTTTGATCAGCTACTGCTGGTGGAGCCGCCCTATGATCCCGAGCTCGACTTTCACTACCGCATCTTTAATGCCGACGGCTCCGAGGTGGAGCAGTGCGGCAACGGGGCCCGTTGCTTTGCCCGCTTTGTGCGGCTCAAGGGCCTGACCAACAAGGATCGCATTGCCGTCAGCACGCAAAAGGGCAATATCGTGCTGCAGTTGGAGAAAGACAACCAGGTTACCGTGAACATGGGCGTGCCCGAGTTCGAGCCGGCCAATATTCCGTTCAAGGCCCAGAAGGCGGAAAAAACCTACCTGGTGCGTGCTCAGGATCAGACCGTGCTGTGCGGTGCCGTGTCCATGGGCAACCCCCACTGTGTGGTGGAGGTGGATGACATCAACACACCTCTGGTGGGCACCCTGGGGCCCGAGCTGGAAACCCATGAGCGTTTCCCGGCCCGGGTCAACGTCGGCTTTATGCAGATAATCAACGCCCGTGAAATCAAACTCAGGGTACATGAGCGCGGTGCCGGCGAAACCCTGGCCTGTGGCACCGGCGCCTGTGCGGCGGCGGTGATGGGCATGAGCTGGGGCAAGCTGGCAGAGCGGGTTCGCGTGCAACTGCCGGGCGGCACCCTGACCATTGCCTGGCAGGGCCCGGGCAAACCGGTATTCATGACCGGCCCGGCCACCCATGTATTTGACGGACAGATCAACCTATGA
- the lysA gene encoding diaminopimelate decarboxylase → MDYFNYQDDGRLYGEACDLSRLAEQHGTPLYVYSRATLERHWNAFDQAAGEVDHLVCYAVKANSNLAVLNVLARLGSGFDIVSVGELRRVIAAGGDPKKVVFSGVGKRDDEIRFALEQHIFCFNVESVAELERINRVAGAMGVKAPVSIRVNPDIDAGTHPYISTGLKENKFGIPIEQARSIYRQAAAMGSLEIHGVDCHIGSQLTELSPFLEAVDKLLALIDGLAEDGIHIQHLDVGGGLGVRYDNETPPEPSHYAEELKKRLQGRNLTLVFEPGRAIAANAGVLLTRVEHLKPGEAKNFAIVDAAMNDLIRPALYSAWQAIIPVDKTLERDTAVYDIVGPICETGDFIGKDRELAITEGDLLAVRSAGAYGFVMASNYNSRPRAAEVMVDGEQAFVVREREELADLWRDEHLLPEA, encoded by the coding sequence TTGGATTATTTCAATTATCAGGATGATGGCCGCCTTTATGGCGAAGCCTGCGATCTCTCCCGTTTGGCCGAGCAACACGGCACCCCGCTGTATGTCTATTCCCGTGCCACCCTGGAGCGTCACTGGAACGCCTTTGATCAGGCGGCGGGCGAGGTGGACCACCTGGTGTGCTATGCGGTCAAGGCCAACTCCAACCTGGCGGTGCTCAATGTGCTGGCGCGGCTGGGCTCGGGGTTTGACATCGTGTCCGTTGGCGAGCTGCGCCGCGTGATCGCCGCCGGCGGCGATCCGAAAAAGGTGGTGTTCTCGGGCGTGGGCAAGCGTGACGATGAAATTCGCTTTGCCCTGGAGCAGCACATCTTCTGCTTTAACGTGGAGTCGGTGGCGGAGCTTGAGCGCATCAACCGGGTGGCGGGTGCCATGGGCGTCAAGGCGCCGGTATCCATTCGCGTGAACCCGGACATCGACGCCGGCACCCACCCCTATATCTCCACCGGCCTGAAGGAAAACAAGTTCGGCATTCCCATCGAGCAGGCGCGTAGCATCTACCGCCAGGCCGCCGCCATGGGCAGCCTGGAAATTCACGGCGTGGACTGCCATATCGGCTCCCAGCTTACCGAGCTGTCCCCCTTCCTGGAAGCGGTGGACAAGCTGCTGGCGCTGATTGACGGCCTCGCCGAAGACGGCATTCACATTCAGCATCTGGACGTGGGCGGCGGCCTGGGCGTGCGTTACGACAACGAAACCCCGCCGGAGCCGAGCCACTATGCCGAGGAGCTGAAAAAGCGCCTGCAGGGCCGCAACCTGACCCTGGTGTTTGAGCCGGGCCGGGCCATTGCCGCCAACGCCGGCGTGCTGCTGACCCGGGTGGAGCACCTCAAGCCCGGCGAGGCCAAGAACTTTGCCATTGTTGATGCCGCCATGAACGATCTCATTCGTCCGGCCCTGTACAGCGCCTGGCAGGCCATTATTCCGGTAGACAAGACGCTTGAGCGCGACACCGCCGTGTATGACATCGTGGGTCCCATCTGCGAAACCGGCGACTTTATCGGCAAGGATCGCGAGCTGGCCATTACCGAAGGCGATCTGCTGGCGGTCCGCTCCGCCGGAGCCTACGGCTTTGTCATGGCGTCCAACTACAATAGCCGCCCCCGCGCCGCCGAAGTCATGGTGGATGGTGAGCAGGCCTTTGTGGTGCGCGAGCGGGAAGAACTGGCGGATCTGTGGCGGGACGAACACTTGCTGCCCGAGGCCTGA
- the lptM gene encoding LPS translocon maturation chaperone LptM, whose product MNKIKLTALVALVLSLSACGLKGPLTLPEPEQQPSQVEQS is encoded by the coding sequence ATGAACAAAATCAAGCTGACCGCACTGGTTGCGCTGGTTCTGAGCCTGTCGGCATGCGGCCTCAAGGGCCCGCTGACCCTGCCCGAACCCGAGCAGCAACCCTCTCAGGTTGAGCAGTCGTAA
- the cyaY gene encoding iron donor protein CyaY yields MNDSEFHALADAIYEHIEARIDESGEDIECETVGGVMNLTFENGVKFVINRQEPLHQIWLATRENGHHFALQGDQWIDNRQGHELLSWLSLQAKRQGGVELPL; encoded by the coding sequence ATGAACGACAGCGAATTCCACGCTCTGGCAGACGCCATTTATGAGCATATTGAGGCACGTATCGACGAAAGCGGTGAAGACATCGAATGTGAAACCGTGGGCGGCGTAATGAACCTGACCTTTGAGAACGGGGTAAAGTTTGTGATCAACCGCCAGGAGCCGCTGCACCAGATCTGGCTGGCCACTCGGGAAAACGGTCATCACTTTGCGCTGCAGGGTGACCAGTGGATCGACAACCGTCAGGGCCACGAGCTGCTGAGCTGGCTCAGCCTGCAGGCCAAACGCCAGGGCGGCGTCGAGCTGCCGCTGTAA